A genomic stretch from Mycobacterium paraterrae includes:
- a CDS encoding MarR family winged helix-turn-helix transcriptional regulator: MTSSATAERTAAEESVAGLGSDLLAVVARINRYATQRVQLQLPAAQARLLSTIDAQGDARICDLAAVDHCSQPTMTTQVRRLEDAGLVTRTVDPGDARAVRIKITAEGMRTLNRVRADRASAIEPQLAALDTTDRQTLVDAVAVLRRLLDDSAPVPRAGGTR; this comes from the coding sequence ATGACCTCATCCGCAACCGCTGAGCGAACCGCGGCCGAGGAGTCCGTCGCCGGTTTGGGTTCGGATTTGCTCGCCGTCGTCGCCCGTATCAACCGCTATGCCACCCAGCGCGTCCAGTTGCAACTGCCGGCCGCTCAGGCCCGCTTGCTGTCGACCATCGACGCCCAGGGCGACGCGCGCATCTGCGACCTGGCCGCGGTGGACCACTGTTCGCAGCCGACCATGACCACCCAGGTGCGACGCCTCGAGGATGCCGGCCTGGTCACTCGAACCGTCGACCCCGGCGATGCCAGGGCGGTACGGATCAAGATCACCGCCGAGGGCATGAGGACGCTCAACCGCGTCCGCGCCGACCGCGCCAGCGCGATCGAGCCTCAACTCGCCGCACTGGACACCACCGATCGCCAGACCCTGGTCGACGCCGTCGCGGTGTTGCGACGTCTTCTCGACGATTCGGCGCCCGTTCCGCGAGCCGGCGGAACCCGCTAG
- a CDS encoding ATP-binding cassette domain-containing protein — protein MAGFGAPLVVWVGSHRFAFPPHRDVTIGSNSGADIQLHGLGGLSEPQILLHFNGSEWIAVDRSEAGMYVDGVRMSTVFIHDGRVITFGDPQRGPRLAFQLPAPPPPPPPRRLAPPPPQPHPAPPPPPRPVAHFPPPPPPPRRPVAQVPPPGPPPRPRPVAPPPPPPARWAPPPPPAPQPAPPPPPQPVARPRPQQASPPSVPTVGPQPQQDQPEQDQAESPAAVAPAAPKPNAAARLTEVRQKLQLLRKLKPRRPAPEPPEEEPSAAEPEPPRDEQPPPPTAIAGRLRARRVRVSVDGEQALADLSFTATPGTVTSVIGLSEASTSALVEVLAGTVQPSMGEVDFDGHDVAADDVRPHVGVVPRHDLLRPQLTIEQALQYSAQLRLPPSTSADRRREVIRSVLERLELTALRTAKAGALTPEQRKRASLAVELLTDPALIVFDEPTAGLDPPAAQRITATLRQLADEGRVVLEATTAPTDLDVCDQVVLLTTTGIPVFAGPPSQIGEQLGTTDWTEIIRRARNDPYGAHDAYLARRDEPPPPEPPPTPSEAPTAPTMHRNILRQIAISTRRQAWMLIGDQRYLTFLAILPLLFGAICLLIPGDAGLGPASRYGSNPDQALAILTVLTLGAIVMGTAVGIRDLFGEYRVFRREQAQGLSASAFLAGKVIVYSLTAIVQTAAITVVATVGQEPPANGAVLLGHNKLAASTELFIALAAIAIVTALIALAFSALATLYEQVLLIAVLIVLISVVFAGALFPISGRFPLEQIAALVPSRWGFAATASTVDVHAVNPLAEADDSWKHTSGQWLLDMGLLLGFGVVAVAALRWRLRRPSRRHHA, from the coding sequence ATGGCAGGGTTCGGCGCGCCCTTGGTCGTCTGGGTGGGCTCCCACCGCTTCGCCTTCCCCCCGCATCGCGATGTCACCATCGGCTCGAACAGCGGAGCTGATATCCAGCTGCACGGCCTCGGTGGTTTGTCCGAACCGCAGATCCTGCTGCACTTCAACGGCAGCGAGTGGATCGCCGTCGACCGCAGCGAGGCCGGAATGTACGTCGACGGCGTCCGCATGTCGACGGTGTTCATCCACGACGGCCGCGTGATCACCTTCGGTGACCCGCAACGCGGCCCGCGGCTGGCCTTCCAGCTGCCCGCTCCACCGCCGCCACCACCGCCACGGCGACTCGCGCCGCCGCCCCCTCAACCACACCCGGCACCACCGCCGCCCCCGCGGCCAGTCGCGCACTTCCCGCCACCACCACCGCCGCCCCGTCGGCCCGTTGCGCAGGTCCCGCCACCGGGCCCGCCCCCTCGGCCACGCCCCGTCGCGCCGCCACCGCCGCCTCCGGCCCGGTGGGCTCCGCCTCCACCTCCGGCGCCGCAGCCAGCACCTCCTCCGCCGCCGCAGCCGGTCGCGCGTCCCCGGCCGCAGCAAGCGTCGCCGCCATCCGTTCCCACGGTCGGCCCGCAGCCGCAGCAGGATCAGCCCGAACAGGATCAGGCGGAGTCCCCGGCAGCCGTCGCACCGGCTGCGCCGAAGCCGAACGCGGCCGCCCGGCTCACCGAAGTGCGACAGAAGCTACAGCTGCTCCGGAAGCTGAAGCCGCGCCGGCCCGCGCCCGAGCCGCCGGAGGAGGAGCCCTCTGCGGCCGAGCCGGAACCGCCACGCGATGAGCAACCTCCGCCCCCGACGGCCATCGCCGGTCGGTTGCGGGCGCGCCGCGTGCGCGTCAGCGTCGACGGAGAGCAGGCGTTGGCCGATCTTTCCTTCACCGCCACACCGGGCACAGTGACCTCGGTGATCGGGCTATCCGAAGCCAGCACCTCCGCGTTGGTCGAGGTGTTGGCCGGCACGGTGCAACCGAGCATGGGTGAAGTCGACTTCGACGGCCACGACGTCGCCGCCGACGATGTCCGGCCACACGTCGGAGTGGTACCGCGGCATGACCTGCTGCGGCCGCAATTGACCATCGAGCAGGCCCTGCAGTATTCCGCCCAATTGCGGTTGCCGCCAAGCACTTCGGCCGATCGACGACGCGAGGTTATTCGCTCGGTGCTCGAGCGATTGGAGCTGACGGCGCTGCGGACGGCCAAGGCGGGCGCGTTGACCCCAGAGCAGCGCAAGCGAGCCTCGCTGGCGGTGGAACTTCTGACCGATCCGGCGCTGATCGTCTTCGACGAGCCGACCGCCGGCCTCGATCCGCCAGCCGCGCAACGGATCACAGCCACGTTGCGTCAACTCGCCGACGAGGGACGCGTCGTCCTGGAGGCAACGACGGCGCCCACCGATCTCGACGTCTGTGACCAGGTGGTGTTGCTGACCACGACGGGCATTCCGGTATTCGCCGGGCCGCCGTCGCAGATCGGGGAACAGCTGGGCACCACCGACTGGACCGAGATCATCCGGCGAGCCCGCAACGATCCCTACGGCGCGCACGACGCATATCTGGCTCGCCGTGACGAGCCGCCGCCACCGGAGCCGCCGCCGACACCATCCGAAGCGCCGACCGCGCCCACAATGCATCGAAACATCTTGCGGCAGATCGCCATTTCGACTCGTCGGCAAGCCTGGATGCTGATCGGAGATCAGCGCTACCTCACGTTCCTGGCGATTCTTCCTCTGTTGTTCGGCGCGATCTGCCTGCTGATACCCGGCGACGCCGGGCTCGGCCCGGCAAGCCGATACGGCAGCAACCCCGATCAGGCACTCGCAATCCTGACCGTGCTTACGCTCGGCGCCATCGTGATGGGGACTGCCGTGGGTATCCGCGACCTGTTCGGCGAGTACCGCGTCTTTCGGCGCGAACAAGCGCAGGGTTTGTCGGCGTCGGCCTTCCTGGCGGGCAAGGTGATCGTCTACAGCCTGACCGCAATCGTCCAGACCGCCGCGATCACTGTCGTCGCGACCGTCGGGCAAGAACCACCCGCCAACGGCGCGGTCCTGCTCGGTCACAACAAGCTCGCCGCCAGCACCGAGTTGTTCATCGCGCTAGCGGCCATCGCCATCGTGACGGCCCTGATCGCACTGGCATTCTCGGCGCTGGCGACGCTCTACGAGCAGGTGTTGTTGATTGCGGTGCTGATCGTCCTGATCTCAGTGGTATTCGCCGGGGCGCTGTTCCCGATATCCGGGCGGTTCCCGCTCGAACAGATCGCCGCGCTGGTTCCGTCCCGGTGGGGTTTCGCCGCCACCGCGTCGACCGTCGACGTGCACGCCGTCAATCCGCTTGCCGAGGCCGATGATTCGTGGAAGCACACGTCCGGCCAGTGGCTGCTCGACATGGGTCTGCTGCTCGGCTTCGGCGTCGTCGCGGTCGCGGCGCTGCGCTGGCGGCTGCGACGACCGTCGCGCCGGCACCACGCCTGA
- a CDS encoding ParA family protein yields MKVYATYNIKGGVGKTSTAVNLAHLAALDGHNVLLWDLDPQGAATYMFRVRPKVKGGGRALVDGSRTLDDAIKATDFDGLDLVPADFRYRNLDVQLDDMKRPTRRIRELLQPLTSQYDTVFLDCPPSISLLSENVLHAVDTLLVPMIPATLSVRTFDQLTDFVSDFDGRRPRVRAFFSMVDKRKRLHCDLVHRLASERPGILATSIPALSIIEQMAEQRAPVTAAAPNSPAAFCYKALWSEILSDGLS; encoded by the coding sequence ATGAAGGTGTATGCGACCTACAACATCAAGGGTGGCGTCGGCAAGACGTCGACCGCGGTGAACCTCGCCCATTTGGCGGCGCTCGACGGGCACAACGTCCTGCTGTGGGACCTCGACCCGCAGGGCGCGGCGACATACATGTTCCGCGTGCGGCCGAAGGTCAAGGGGGGCGGCCGGGCCCTGGTGGACGGGTCACGAACGCTTGACGATGCGATCAAGGCCACCGACTTCGACGGGCTCGACCTGGTGCCGGCCGATTTTCGGTATCGCAACCTCGACGTGCAACTCGACGACATGAAACGGCCGACCCGTCGGATCCGTGAACTGCTGCAACCGCTGACCAGTCAGTACGACACAGTATTCCTCGACTGCCCGCCGAGTATCTCGCTGCTGTCGGAGAACGTGCTGCACGCCGTCGACACCCTGCTGGTGCCGATGATCCCGGCGACCCTGTCGGTGCGCACCTTCGATCAACTGACCGATTTCGTCAGCGACTTCGACGGCCGCCGCCCGCGGGTGCGTGCCTTCTTCTCGATGGTGGACAAACGGAAACGGTTGCACTGCGACTTGGTGCACCGCCTCGCGTCGGAACGGCCGGGCATCCTGGCGACGTCCATTCCGGCGCTGTCGATCATCGAGCAGATGGCCGAACAGCGGGCCCCGGTGACCGCTGCGGCGCCGAACAGTCCCGCGGCGTTCTGCTATAAGGCGCTGTGGTCAGAGATTCTGAGCGACGGACTCAGCTGA
- a CDS encoding CHAD domain-containing protein, with protein MSGTSRAFSSEGAVDVATVAAALQPRFTVAAGEQATVLRTWLDTFDWRLHAAGISLQYADGGPLVMQFPDGARLQAPLAGVTWPAQAHDLPPGPLRDALAPLIVPRALTPVVTVGSATQELRVLDREEKTVARLLTDSVDGGGSQLSIQPLRGYDAAGERIARLLAGVDGFAAVAMTPYDLALTRAPRTPVNGSGASAPLRAKTVAAVAVAEMLMGFAAAIEDNIPGTIASIDVEFLHDLRVAVRRTRSILKLIGDVLPNKMAERFAPDFKWLGDLTTPVRDLDVYLLELDAMASRLTSAAPGDLDPFRAFLVKHRAAERRKLVRGLRSKRFENLLGDWQAELVEVMNDDQGGPTVAKLARRRLRQAYRDAARRGARIDANSPSGDVHTLRKRCKELRYLLEVFKPVCDSAPHRALLKELKSLQDTLGDFQDGEVQREAVREFAAAMMEQGAAPPATMLAMGEMAAQLDAHQLKARAALAGRLQPFLAEDNRARVEALVRR; from the coding sequence ATGAGCGGGACCTCCCGCGCTTTCAGCAGCGAGGGCGCGGTCGACGTCGCCACCGTCGCGGCGGCCTTGCAACCCCGGTTCACGGTGGCCGCCGGCGAGCAGGCCACGGTCTTGCGCACCTGGCTGGACACCTTCGACTGGCGGTTACACGCTGCGGGGATCTCACTTCAGTACGCCGACGGCGGGCCGCTGGTCATGCAGTTCCCTGACGGCGCCCGGTTGCAGGCGCCGCTGGCCGGGGTCACGTGGCCGGCGCAGGCACACGATCTGCCGCCCGGGCCGCTGCGCGATGCGTTGGCTCCGTTGATCGTGCCCCGGGCGCTGACGCCGGTCGTCACCGTAGGCTCGGCGACCCAGGAACTCCGGGTACTCGACCGCGAGGAGAAAACCGTCGCACGGCTGTTGACCGACAGCGTCGACGGCGGCGGCAGCCAGCTGAGCATCCAGCCGTTGCGGGGCTACGACGCCGCGGGCGAGCGGATCGCCCGCTTGCTGGCCGGGGTGGACGGATTCGCCGCGGTAGCGATGACGCCCTACGACCTCGCGCTGACCCGCGCCCCCCGCACTCCGGTCAACGGCAGCGGTGCTTCGGCGCCGCTGCGCGCGAAAACGGTTGCGGCCGTGGCTGTTGCTGAGATGCTGATGGGATTCGCGGCGGCGATCGAGGACAACATCCCGGGGACGATCGCATCGATCGACGTCGAATTCCTGCACGACCTACGAGTCGCGGTGCGTCGCACCCGCTCGATTCTCAAGCTCATCGGCGACGTGCTGCCCAACAAGATGGCCGAGCGGTTCGCCCCGGATTTCAAGTGGCTGGGCGACCTGACCACCCCGGTCCGCGACCTCGACGTCTACCTGCTCGAGCTGGACGCCATGGCGTCCCGGCTAACGTCCGCGGCGCCCGGTGACCTGGACCCGTTCCGGGCGTTTCTCGTCAAGCACCGTGCCGCCGAACGGCGAAAACTGGTGCGAGGGCTGCGATCCAAGCGATTCGAGAACCTGCTCGGCGACTGGCAGGCGGAGCTGGTCGAAGTGATGAACGACGACCAAGGCGGGCCGACCGTCGCCAAGTTGGCGCGGCGGCGCCTGCGCCAGGCCTACCGCGACGCGGCGCGGCGCGGGGCACGGATCGACGCGAATTCGCCGAGCGGCGACGTCCACACGCTGCGCAAGCGGTGCAAAGAACTGCGCTATCTGCTCGAGGTGTTCAAGCCGGTGTGCGACAGCGCGCCGCATCGCGCCCTGCTCAAAGAACTCAAGTCGCTGCAGGACACGCTCGGCGACTTCCAGGATGGCGAGGTGCAGCGCGAAGCAGTCCGGGAGTTCGCGGCGGCGATGATGGAGCAGGGCGCGGCGCCCCCCGCGACGATGCTCGCGATGGGGGAGATGGCGGCGCAACTCGATGCGCATCAACTCAAGGCGCGCGCAGCGCTGGCCGGTCGGCTGCAACCCTTCCTGGCCGAGGACAATCGGGCTCGCGTCGAGGCGCTGGTGCGCCGATGA
- a CDS encoding acyl-CoA dehydrogenase family protein, which produces MTTIAEHLRNSLDGRWRDVKNQMREQLALEIFRPHYTPNTVIARAKVAEQMSIMAAGGAAEDGFRKEHGGNGNVGAAVAMIEMLAMSDLSLMVKAGVQWGLFGGAVENLGTERHHEKYVKKIINLELRGCFAMTETGHGSDVQSLETTATYDPETEEFVIHSETPSARKDYIGGAAESATIAAVFAQLITTENGEKVNHGVHCVLVPIRDADGNDLPGVTTSDCQYKGGLPGVDNGRIVFDHVRVPRVNLLNKYGDVEPDGTYTSPIENPNRRFFTMIGTLIRGRITVGGSAGAAARVALDIATRYALQRKQFSAPDDDGEVLIMDYLVHQRRLFPLIAKSYALQFAQNELVSKCHDLQTADSPDAEEQRELESRAAGLKAANTWHASTAIQEAREACGGAGYMADNRLIALRADTDVFTTFEGDNHVLTQLVAKELLTAYADDIKSMSPVEWVRFAANFAGERVLKRTAAETIIQTVIDARQDNEEEGSLFNRGTQVKMFEDREEYMIASVARRLQAKSKEMSAFDAFNSVQDHVLHAARAHIDRVVLEAFVAGIDSCEDDEAREVLGLLCDLYALSVIEDDKAWYVEHRFLSTERAKAVTRGINDRCRLLRPYAETIVDGFGIPEQLRYADMLHPEKLPQPGSDEADETGASDSALLNG; this is translated from the coding sequence ATGACCACCATTGCGGAACATTTGCGGAACTCACTCGACGGCCGTTGGCGCGACGTCAAGAACCAGATGCGAGAGCAGCTCGCCCTGGAGATCTTCCGTCCGCACTACACACCGAACACGGTGATCGCGCGCGCCAAGGTGGCCGAGCAGATGAGCATCATGGCCGCCGGGGGCGCCGCCGAAGACGGCTTCCGCAAGGAGCACGGCGGTAACGGCAATGTCGGCGCGGCTGTCGCGATGATCGAGATGCTCGCGATGTCCGACCTGTCGCTGATGGTGAAGGCCGGTGTGCAGTGGGGGCTGTTCGGTGGGGCGGTGGAGAACCTCGGCACCGAGCGCCACCACGAGAAGTACGTCAAGAAGATCATCAACCTTGAGCTACGTGGGTGCTTCGCGATGACCGAGACCGGTCACGGCAGCGACGTGCAGTCCCTGGAGACGACAGCGACCTACGATCCCGAGACCGAAGAGTTCGTGATCCATTCCGAGACACCGAGCGCGCGCAAGGACTACATCGGCGGGGCCGCCGAAAGCGCGACCATTGCAGCGGTTTTCGCGCAACTGATCACCACCGAGAATGGCGAGAAGGTGAACCACGGCGTGCACTGCGTGCTGGTCCCGATTCGCGACGCCGACGGCAACGACCTGCCTGGCGTGACGACCTCGGACTGTCAGTACAAGGGCGGCCTGCCCGGTGTCGACAACGGCCGCATCGTGTTCGACCACGTGCGGGTCCCGCGGGTGAACCTGTTGAACAAGTACGGCGACGTCGAACCGGACGGCACCTACACCTCGCCGATCGAGAATCCCAACCGCCGCTTCTTCACCATGATCGGAACCCTGATCCGGGGCCGGATCACCGTCGGCGGCAGCGCAGGTGCGGCCGCCCGGGTAGCCCTGGACATCGCGACCCGATATGCGTTGCAGCGCAAGCAGTTCAGTGCGCCCGACGACGACGGCGAAGTGCTGATCATGGACTACCTGGTGCATCAGCGTCGGCTGTTTCCGTTGATCGCGAAGTCCTACGCGCTGCAATTCGCCCAGAATGAGTTGGTGTCCAAATGTCACGACCTGCAGACCGCGGACTCCCCCGACGCCGAGGAGCAGCGTGAATTGGAGTCGCGGGCCGCAGGTTTGAAGGCCGCCAACACCTGGCATGCATCGACCGCGATTCAGGAGGCGCGCGAGGCGTGCGGCGGTGCCGGCTACATGGCCGACAACAGGTTGATCGCGTTGCGCGCCGACACCGATGTGTTCACCACCTTCGAAGGTGACAACCATGTGCTGACCCAGCTGGTGGCCAAGGAGCTGCTGACCGCCTACGCCGACGACATCAAGAGCATGAGCCCGGTCGAGTGGGTCCGCTTCGCGGCCAACTTCGCCGGCGAGCGGGTGCTCAAACGCACTGCGGCCGAGACGATCATCCAAACCGTGATCGACGCCCGGCAGGACAACGAGGAAGAGGGCAGCCTGTTCAACCGCGGCACGCAGGTCAAGATGTTCGAGGACCGCGAGGAATACATGATCGCCTCGGTGGCGCGGCGATTGCAGGCCAAGTCGAAGGAGATGTCGGCGTTCGACGCGTTCAACTCGGTCCAAGACCATGTGCTGCACGCGGCCCGAGCACACATCGACCGGGTGGTGCTCGAGGCGTTCGTCGCCGGCATCGACTCGTGTGAAGACGACGAAGCCCGCGAGGTGCTCGGCCTGCTCTGCGACCTCTACGCGCTCAGCGTCATCGAGGACGATAAGGCGTGGTACGTCGAGCACCGCTTCCTGTCCACCGAGCGGGCCAAGGCGGTCACCCGCGGCATCAACGATCGGTGCCGGTTGCTGCGTCCGTACGCCGAGACCATCGTCGACGGATTCGGCATCCCGGAGCAGCTGCGCTACGCCGACATGCTGCATCCGGAGAAGCTGCCGCAACCCGGATCCGACGAGGCGGACGAGACGGGCGCCTCCGACTCGGCCCTGCTGAACGGCTGA
- a CDS encoding rhodanese-like domain-containing protein, with protein sequence MTAAITSTELNDRITADKPPRILDVRTPAEFETAHIDGSVNVPLDILDKHSGQVAERLDRGDDIVLVCRSGQRATRAAQLLQGAGVDGGRVLRNGITEWEGQGFDVKRGVQRWDLERQVRLVAGSIVLSAVLGSVAIPRLKWLAAAIGGGLTFAAVSDTCAMGTALSKLPYNRGATTDADTVLSQLTD encoded by the coding sequence ATGACTGCCGCCATCACCTCAACCGAATTGAACGATCGCATTACCGCGGACAAGCCGCCGCGGATCCTCGATGTGCGGACCCCGGCGGAATTCGAGACCGCCCACATCGACGGGTCTGTCAACGTGCCGCTCGACATCCTCGACAAGCACAGCGGACAAGTCGCCGAGCGACTCGATCGCGGCGACGACATCGTGCTGGTCTGTCGGTCGGGTCAGCGCGCGACCCGGGCCGCGCAGCTGCTGCAGGGTGCCGGCGTCGACGGCGGACGGGTGCTGCGCAACGGCATCACCGAATGGGAGGGCCAGGGATTCGACGTCAAGCGCGGTGTTCAGCGCTGGGATTTGGAGCGCCAGGTGCGTCTGGTCGCCGGGTCGATCGTGTTGTCCGCGGTGCTCGGGAGCGTCGCGATACCGCGGCTCAAGTGGCTGGCGGCCGCGATCGGCGGTGGCTTGACCTTCGCCGCCGTCTCCGACACCTGCGCGATGGGCACCGCGCTGTCGAAGCTGCCGTACAACCGCGGCGCGACCACCGACGCCGACACCGTACTTTCGCAGCTCACCGACTGA
- a CDS encoding DUF732 domain-containing protein, translated as MSLVSVAPAHAVPAPDIEFIYDTTVRKQYNFANTAEAIAYAHGICDKITGGASYGQVIGDVKRDVLPNDEYSANYLISNAVNIYCPAQLWQLRNSAGGYVPPPQ; from the coding sequence ATGTCGCTCGTGAGCGTCGCACCGGCGCACGCCGTCCCGGCGCCTGACATCGAGTTCATCTACGACACCACGGTGCGCAAGCAGTACAACTTCGCGAACACGGCGGAGGCGATCGCCTACGCGCACGGGATTTGCGACAAGATCACCGGCGGGGCCAGCTACGGCCAAGTCATCGGTGACGTGAAACGCGACGTCCTACCCAACGACGAGTACTCGGCCAACTACCTGATTTCCAACGCGGTCAACATATATTGCCCGGCCCAGCTGTGGCAGCTGCGCAATTCGGCGGGCGGCTACGTGCCTCCGCCGCAGTGA